A stretch of Coccidioides posadasii str. Silveira chromosome 2, complete sequence DNA encodes these proteins:
- a CDS encoding uncharacterized protein (EggNog:ENOG410PR6I~COG:S), which produces MHHPNENEHGTDLAPDGSTSGLADMESVTTCAGRHTNMNNHDTRRHELDDIYRNILQSDFRQILQEPRPRLETLLKSGLSQDGQAEERICSSRINAGGMEFSFAARLGDSDAGSFPVTPRRQTPSKASTKPSPSSPFDFSAMQTEISDMAVNLKAAKPVGGQKSPNKNESIEDAAHFLQKMPFNESRLATILPTAVRARILESSEFCISLTKQGRRCKNKHKDLSNEATDILKGLASLNVQSDWKDIYPKLESIVKMLMCSQTHAKTGVKELLALDGQMTELERKRDNGLGPIRDCLLDLVEPWFEKICKNSDTEINKLREDQDQRAKAEAEDFSQETPSKAMGKSTLGLQYNLGTFLPYQPEAVRSLSIKEAIRQELEAPLSCRDLDSKHIYIYWSTGNFGLVKIGVSDDVSSRLQKWGKQCQHEVKELWREDIFVKHAYRVEKLVQTELKEVRLKVKCKGCDRSHREWFKTSSEHAGKVIRKYSSWAASMPYQFDEQSNKWGLNNNVGDNMLEDLCEPIPFPELKFKSPRRTRRSIAKSGKSAL; this is translated from the exons ATGCACCATCCCAATGAAAATGAGCATGGCACAGATCTCGCACCAGATGGATCAACATCCGGGTTAGCGGACATGGAGAGTGTTACCACTTGCGCCGGGAGACACACAAATATGAACAACCACGATACAAGGCGGCACGAGCTTGACGATATATATCGCAATATCTTGCAATCGGATTTCCGGCAAATTTTGCAAGAACCTCGTCCCAGGCTGGAAACTCTCCTGAAATCAGGGCTATCTCAGGATGGCCAGGCCGAAGAGAGGATATGCTCGTCTCGCATCAATGCTGGGGGGATGGAATTCTCGTTTGCAGCCAGATTAGGAGATAGTGATGCAGGATCATTCCCGG TCACCCCGAGGAGACAGACGCCGTCCAAGGCATCAACTAAACCCAGCCCGAGTTCCCCTTTTGATTTCTCGGCCATGCAAACAGAAATCTCCGACATGGCCGTAAATTTGAAAGCAGCGAAACCTGTCGGTGGTCAAAAAAGTCCTAACAAGAACGAGTCCATCGAGGACGCGGCCCATTTTCTGCAAAAGATGCCCTTTAACGAGTCAAGACTTGCCACAATATTACCCACTGCTGTTCGTGCTAGGATCCTGGAGAGTTCAGAGTTTTGCATCTCGCTCACGAAACAGGGAAGACGATGTAAAAACAAGCACAAAGATCTAAGCAACGAGGCGACAGATATTCTTAAAGGCCTTGCTAGTCTCAATGTCCAAAGCGATTGGAAGGATATTTATCCCAAGCTTGAGAGCATTGTCAAAATGTTGATGTGTTCGCAAACGCATGCAAAGACAGGAGTGAAGGAGCTGCTAGCACTAGATGGCCAAATGACCGAGTTGGAAAGGAAACGAGACAATGGGCTTGGGCCTATTAGGGATTGTCTCTTGGATCTCGTGGAACCCTGGTTCGAAAAGATTTGCAAGAACAGCGATACCGAGATCAACAAGCTGCGGGAAGACCAGGATCAACGGGCGAAAGCTGAGGCCGAAGACTTCAGCCAAGAAACACCTTCAAAGGCCATGGGCAAGAGCACTCTTGGTCTGCAGTATAATCTGGGAACCTTTTTACCTTATCAGCCCGAGGCTGTTAGATCACTTTCGATAAAAGAAGCTATCAGACAGGAGCTTGAAGCGCCCCTCTCATGCCGGGACTTGGATTCAAAACATATCTATATCTACTGGTCCACTGGCAACTTTGGTTTGGTTAAAATTGGTGTTAGCGATGATGTTTCCTCCAGATTACAAAAATGGGGCAAACAATGCCAGCATGAGGTCAAGGAGCTTTGGCGTGAAGATATCTTTGTTAAACACGCTTACAGGGTTGAGAAGCTAGTCCAAACAGAGTTGAAAGAGGTTCGATTAAAAGTCAAGTGTAAAGGTTGCGATCGGTCACATAGAGAGTGGTTCAAAACCAGCTCGGAACATGCTGGCAAGGTTATTCGAAAATATTCCAGTTGGGCGGCATCGATGCCGTACCAGTTTGACGAACAAAGCAACAAATGGGGATTAAATAACAATGTTGGAGACAATATGCTTGAAGACCTCTGCGAGCCGATACCGTTCCCGGAATTAAAATTTAAATCTCCAAGGAGGACTCGACGGAGTATTGCTAAAAGTGGCAAGTCTGCACTCTAA
- a CDS encoding uncharacterized protein (EggNog:ENOG410PYN0), translating into MAYSTTDRRRVYLACRAIFSGQNAQVRKAKKVREIVEKRQATIPLVKDFGIAKVVEILRLLLENGVFQSDLKAKVEFPELFHSFPDRDAQRTVTEKCAAQSVAEALDEIMSMGGPADKQDNAGGIEDRELIPPAVKPLPAFEELKPAAEEDYPPSLYPSYFPYKAQHNILTIVQSTLEDCCFEFAKKWIPSVLDSNGWDCAEAVELTKWTSILHSHSNNLSPSALQITGPPLRDILSSAHRIRHTAVHRLPTTARGISQLVETAVKYTETLQDSVRSLQLDELHNEIDSKIKAMEMNKNALEDTVCQELDIIRQKREELDRKEAYLIEKMKKDDRENKALIGSLLEDSIRRIFSENEPQATMEDDEDNAGSRSNDEANGYGW; encoded by the coding sequence ATGGCATATTCTACCACCGATCGAAGGCGCGTATACCTAGCCTGCAGAGCCATATTTTCGGGACAGAATGCTCAAGTTCGTAAAGCCAAGAAAGTTCGAGAGATCGTGGAGAAGCGGCAAGCCACCATTCCCCTCGTTAAAGACTTCGGGATTGCAAAAGTCGTTGAGATTTTACGTCTCTTGCTCGAAAACGGGGTCTTTCAGTCGGACCTGAAGGCCAAGGTGGAATTTCCAGAGCTTTTTCATTCCTTCCCAGACCGCGATGCGCAGCGTACGGTGACAGAAAAGTGTGCGGCACAGTCGGTGGCAGAGGCTCTCGACGAAATCATGTCTATGGGCGGGCCTGCAGACAAACAGGATAATGCTGGTGGTATCGAGGACAGGGAATTGATTCCGCCTGCCGTTAAGCCATTGCCTGCCTTCGAAGAATTGAAACCGGCGgctgaagaagattatccGCCGTCCCTCTACCCGTCGTATTTTCCGTACAAAGCCCAACACAACATTCTCACTATCGTCCAGAGCACTCTCGAAGATTGCTGCTTTGAGTTTGCCAAAAAATGGATCCCGTCTGTGCTCGACAGCAACGGGTGGGATTGCGCAGAGGCCGTTGAGCTCACGAAGTGGACGAGTATCTTGCATTCGCACTCGAACAATCTTTCGCCCAGCGCTCTTCAAATCACCGGGCCCCCTTTGCGCGATATCCTCAGCTCAGCGCATCGAATCCGGCACACAGCTGTCCATCGGCTTCCAACGACAGCGCGAGGGATTAGCCAACTGGTTGAGACTGCCGTGAAGTACACCGAAACCCTACAGGACTCCGTCCGCAGCCTACAGCTGGATGAACTCCATAATGAGATCGATAGCAAGATCAAAGCCATGGAAATGAACAAGAATGCCCTTGAAGATACCGTCTGCCAAGAGCTCGACATCATCCGTCAGAAACGAGAAGAGCTTGACAGGAAGGAGGCATATCTcattgaaaagatgaaaaaggaCGACCGTGAGAATAAGGCTTTGATAGGCTCGCTGCTGGAAGATTCAATCAGGAGAATTTTCAGTGAAAACGAGCCGCAGGCCACTATGGAAGATGACGAGGACAATGCGGGCTCTAGGTCAAACGATGAAGCAAACGGTTATGGTTGGTGA
- a CDS encoding uncharacterized protein (EggNog:ENOG410PFZ2~COG:P~TransMembrane:8 (o35-55i76-96o116-136i210-231o237-259i271-291o303-322i343-362o)~BUSCO:9397at33183), producing the protein MDHLLTLASRQEQPSEPAPACDTGNEFDGHLGLRVSAVFVILAGSLLGALLPVLVRQDPHSRHNSRKPRVPSWVFFVAKFFGSGVIVATSFIHLLAPAHEALSNPCLTGPITEYPWVEGIMLITVILLFFLELMVIRYAHFGHGHHDESPGDRQTEAGVVSRAEKNPRAHRPGPDHLDHSHDHPSDAGSDPFDGAHTALIEDYSAQLTSVFILEFGIIFHSIFIGLTLAVAGEEFKTLYVVLLFHQTFEGLGLGSRLATIPWPHSKRFTPYLLALAFGLSTPIAIAIGLGVRNSYPPEGRTTLIVNGVFDSISAGILVYTSLVELMAHEFMFSTSMRRAPIRTVLAAFGLLCLGAALMALLGKWA; encoded by the coding sequence ATGGATCATCTCTTGACACTCGCCAGCCGCCAGGAACAACCCAGTGAACCAGCTCCTGCCTGCGATACTGGCAATGAATTCGATGGCCATCTGGGCCTGCGCGTCTCTGCTGTATTTGTGATCTTGGCGGGCTCCCTATTAGGGGCTCTCCTCCCCGTCCTTGTTCGACAGGATCCACACTCGCGTCACAACAGCAGAAAACCTCGTGTGCCGTCCTGGGTGTTCTTTGTCGCAAAGTTCTTTGGTTCTGGTGTCATCGTGGCCACATCGTTTATTCACTTACTGGCTCCTGCCCATGAGGCCCTTAGCAACCCATGTCTTACCGGCCCGATCACGGAGTATCCGTGGGTTGAAGGGATCATGTTGATAACCGTTATACTTCTGTTCTTCCTCGAGCTCATGGTCATCCGGTACGCACATTTCGGCCATGGCCATCATGACGAGTCTCCAGGAGATCGTCAGACCGAGGCTGGCGTAGTTTCCCGGGCCGAAAAGAACCCCAGGGCTCACCGCCCAGGACCAGATCACCTAGATCACTCACACGACCACCCCTCCGACGCTGGCTCCGACCCCTTCGATGGCGCCCACACGGCTCTAATCGAGGACTACAGTGCTCAGCTTACATCAGTCTTCATCCTCGAGTTCGGCATCATCTTCCACTCCATTTTCATCGGCCTCACTCTCGCCGTCGCCGGTGAAGAATTCAAAACTCTCTACGTGGTCCTCCTCTTCCACCAAACTTTCGAAGGCCTCGGTCTTGGGTCCAGGCTCGCAACCATTCCATGGCCGCACTCGAAACGATTCACTCCATATCTTCTCGCGCTCGCATTTGGCCTGTCTACTCCAATCGCTATCGCCATCGGACTAGGCGTGCGCAACAGCTACCCACCGGAAGGCCGTACCACATTGATCGTCAACGGCGTTTTCGATTCCATCTCTGCGGGTATCCTGGTTTACACCTCGCTGGTGGAATTAATGGCGCATGAATTCATGTTCAGCACTTCGATGCGGCGAGCGCCGATCCGCACTGTCCTCGCCGCCTTCGGACTGTTGTGTCTAGGTGCGGCGTTGATGGCTTTATTGGGAAAATGGGcgtga
- a CDS encoding uncharacterized protein (EggNog:ENOG410PR82~COG:U~TransMembrane:1 (o371-390i)~BUSCO:7210at33183), with translation MVLELHTWGPAFGLPSIDAQCLATIAYFALALPTNGSPEWVLVPGSDPKIVPTNELPAVWTGSRWISGFRNIVAFLKQYSDGEWDLDRWMGPGEQADCVAFSSFLELHGQSLIDLSLYVSSDNYTSVTSPAYGTLLQWPNQWIIPPQVRSQAKARTEHLGLSSLDLDAVEEERQQGRDINSVAAGQIPKSLATRPRQTVSGLLGKPSQKSRIRLEGLTASFVEPLQEMLEKKGYLLSDNIPSSLDCLALGYLSLAMVPELPFPWLKDDIQAQAPRLGAYVKKLGGRCFGGSVDAAAVLSGIQAGTGSRLPWQIPERISLGGIGLRIFEGIADSIPVVKDIRLSRRLKQMGQDKSLESEEVLALADGYKREALTSAATVALGLGMFMVYLFTAGPLQVSFGTEDDHSSSSAENEEAGGDDGEEKGEKGSSGKPFDLGEVGSMLGL, from the exons ATGGTGTTGGAGCTCCATACTTGGGGTCCGGCTTTCGGATTGCCTTCAATTGACGCCCAGTGCCTTGCCACCATCGCTTATTTTGCTCTCGCGCTGCCTACAAATGGCTCACCAGAATGGGTGCTGGTTCCAGGCAGTGATCCGAAGATAGTGCCTACAA ATGAACTCCCTGCGGTATGGACGGGCTCAAGGTGGATTAGCGGGTTTCGAAATATCGTGGCATTTTTGAAGCAATATTCCGATGGAGAATGGGACCTGGATCGGTGGATGGGACCTGGCGAGCAGGCGGATTGTGTTGC GTTTTCATCTTTCCTCGAACTTCATGGCCAGTCGCTTATCGATCTCTCTCTCTACGTGTCGAGCGACAACTACACTTCTGTTACATCTCCTGCGTACGGGACTCTTCTCCAGTGGCCCAATCAATGGATTATCCCTCCCCAAGTGAGATCGCAGGCTAAAGCGAGGACGGAGCACCTGGGGCTATCGTCGTTGGATTTGGATGCTGTTGAAGAGGAACGGCAACAAGGAAGAGATATTAACTCGGTGGCCGCTGGTCAGATACCAAAGAGCCTAGCAACGAGGCCGCGTCAAACCGTAAGCGGCCTCCTGGGCAAGCCATCACAGAAGTCCCGGATCCGGCTGGAAGGCCTGACGGCATCGTTTGTGGAACCGCTACAGGAGATGTTAGAAAAGAAAGGGTATCTCCTTTCTGACAATATACCATCGAGCTTGGATTGCCTGGCCTTGGGATATCTGTCGCTGGCTATGGTTCCAGAGTTACCGTTTCCCTGGCTGAAAGACGACATCCAGGCGCAGGCACCGCGCCTGGGCGCATATGTGAAGAAACTCGGTGGCAGATGCTTTGGAGGCTCGGTAGACGCGGCTGCAGTGCTCTCTGGTATTCAAGCCGGAACTGGCTCACGGCTACCGTGGCAGATCCCCGAGAGAATCAGCCTAGGAGGTATTGGGCTGCGCATATTCGAGGGGATCGCAGACTCGATTCCGGTGGTAAAAGATATCCGTCTCAGCAGGCGACTGAAGCAGATGGGCCAGGATAAATCACTCGAGTCGGAGGAAGTACTGGCACTCGCTGACGGCTATAAACGCGAAGCCTTGACGTCTGCAGCGACCGTGGCCTTGGGACTGGGGATGTTCATGGTCTACCTCTTCACGGCCGGGCCCTTACAGGTGAGCTTCGGAACGGAAGATGATCATTCCAGTTCGTCAGCGGAGAACGAAGAAGCCGGCGGTGATGATGGCGAGGAAAAGGGCGAAAAGGGTTCATCCGGGAAGCCGTTCGACCTGGGGGAGGTTGGCTCCATGCTGGGACTGTGA